One window from the genome of Nicotiana tomentosiformis chromosome 5, ASM39032v3, whole genome shotgun sequence encodes:
- the LOC104084472 gene encoding superoxide dismutase [Fe], chloroplastic isoform X1 — protein sequence MMMAATTASANSLTSAFLPRLGFHGSSHKSLQLRTQKKQFARKAGSGTITAKFELQSPPYPMDALEPHMSSRTFEFHWGKHHRAYVDNLNKQIDGTELDGKTLEDIILVTYNKGAPLPAFNNAAQAWNHQFFWESMKPNGGGEPSGELLELINRDFGSYDAFVKEFKAAAATQFGSGWAWLAYKPEEKKLALVKTPNAENPLVLGYTPLLTIDVWEHAYYLDFQNRRPDYISIFMEKLVSWEAVSSRLKAATA from the exons ATGATGATGGCCGCTACTACTGCTTCTGCTAATTCACTGACCTCTGCTTTTCTTCCCCGCCTAG GATTTCATGGGTCATCTCACAAGAGCCTACAATTGAGAACCCAAAAG AAACAGTTTGCAAGAAAAGCTGGTTCTGGCACAATAACAGCTAAATTTGAACTCCAGTCTCCTCCTTATCCTATG GATGCTTTGGAGCCTCACATGAGTAGTCGAACGTTTGAATTCCACTGGGGGAAGCATCACAGAGCTTATGTCGACAACTTAAACAAGCAAATAGACGGAACAGAACTAGATGGAAAGACACTAGAAGACATAATACTTGTTACATATAATAAAGGTGCTCCCCTCCCAGCATTCAACAATGCAGCTCAG GCCTGGAATCATCAGTTTTTCTGGGAATCAATGAAGCCCAACGGAGGAGGAGAGCCATCTGGTGAATTATTAGAACTAATCAACAGAGACTTTGGTTCCTATGATGCATTTGTTAAAGAATTTAAGGCAGCTGCGGCAACACAATTTGGCTCCGGTTGGGCCTGGCTTGCAT ACAAACCTGAAGAGAAAAAGCTTGCCTTGGTGAAAACTCCTAACGCTGAAAATCCTCTTGTTTTGGGTTACACA CCGCTCCTCACCATAGACGTTTGGGAG CATGCCTACTATCTGGACTTTCAG AACCGGCGGCCTGACTACATATCCATCTTTATGGAGAAGCTCGTGTCATGGGAAGCAGTCAGTTCTAGGCTTAAAGCAGCAACAGCTTGA
- the LOC104084472 gene encoding superoxide dismutase [Fe], chloroplastic isoform X2, with protein sequence MMMAATTASANSLTSAFLPRLGFHGSSHKSLQLRTQKFARKAGSGTITAKFELQSPPYPMDALEPHMSSRTFEFHWGKHHRAYVDNLNKQIDGTELDGKTLEDIILVTYNKGAPLPAFNNAAQAWNHQFFWESMKPNGGGEPSGELLELINRDFGSYDAFVKEFKAAAATQFGSGWAWLAYKPEEKKLALVKTPNAENPLVLGYTPLLTIDVWEHAYYLDFQNRRPDYISIFMEKLVSWEAVSSRLKAATA encoded by the exons ATGATGATGGCCGCTACTACTGCTTCTGCTAATTCACTGACCTCTGCTTTTCTTCCCCGCCTAG GATTTCATGGGTCATCTCACAAGAGCCTACAATTGAGAACCCAAAAG TTTGCAAGAAAAGCTGGTTCTGGCACAATAACAGCTAAATTTGAACTCCAGTCTCCTCCTTATCCTATG GATGCTTTGGAGCCTCACATGAGTAGTCGAACGTTTGAATTCCACTGGGGGAAGCATCACAGAGCTTATGTCGACAACTTAAACAAGCAAATAGACGGAACAGAACTAGATGGAAAGACACTAGAAGACATAATACTTGTTACATATAATAAAGGTGCTCCCCTCCCAGCATTCAACAATGCAGCTCAG GCCTGGAATCATCAGTTTTTCTGGGAATCAATGAAGCCCAACGGAGGAGGAGAGCCATCTGGTGAATTATTAGAACTAATCAACAGAGACTTTGGTTCCTATGATGCATTTGTTAAAGAATTTAAGGCAGCTGCGGCAACACAATTTGGCTCCGGTTGGGCCTGGCTTGCAT ACAAACCTGAAGAGAAAAAGCTTGCCTTGGTGAAAACTCCTAACGCTGAAAATCCTCTTGTTTTGGGTTACACA CCGCTCCTCACCATAGACGTTTGGGAG CATGCCTACTATCTGGACTTTCAG AACCGGCGGCCTGACTACATATCCATCTTTATGGAGAAGCTCGTGTCATGGGAAGCAGTCAGTTCTAGGCTTAAAGCAGCAACAGCTTGA